A single region of the Malus sylvestris chromosome 8, drMalSylv7.2, whole genome shotgun sequence genome encodes:
- the LOC126631172 gene encoding disease resistance protein RUN1-like isoform X1, whose amino-acid sequence MARASASAVFPWKYHVFLSFRGEDTRRGFTDHLYKQLEARGIRTFRDEPELESGTDINPELLKAIDQSRSAIIVLSTNFASSSWCLRELTHIVRCMKEKKRIFPIFYGVDPSDVRHQRGSFGEAFAEHEVNYREHMDEVNEWRKSLKRVANLAGWNSKDYRYDTELIQGIVNTLWEEVHPTLSMLDSSERFVGIDSKLKEIDLLLETDANDVRFIGIWGMGGVGKTTLARLVYERISHDFEGSSFLANVREVCSNSKDGIVHLQKQLLSKILGENNIQIWNDYSGITRISRCLRNKKVLLVLDDVDQLDQLEKLVKQKEWFGFGSRVVVTTRDERLLVEHGIEMVYEVKPLTQDEALFLFSRKAFKDDELEEDFLELSKCFINYASGLPLALKTLGSFLYKRGRDEWKSALDKLKQAPDRKIFEPLKISYDGLDGLDKRIFLDIACFHKSCEKERVIEGLENCGFVGARVVIEVLIEKSLLYISFNSLSMHDLIQEMAWEIVRQESYDEPGGRSRLWLPKDIWHVHAKNTGSEAIEGIVLRLSEFEEAHCNPEAFTKMCKLRLLDIHNVSLSKGPNHLPNALRVLKWSWYPSKCLPPIFQPDELTELSLRHSKIDHLWDGIKRLGKLKSIDLSYSHNLTRTPDFTSIQNLEKLVLEGCTNLATIHSSIVFLRRLRILNLKDCKSIMSLPNKVEMESLEVFDISGCSKVKKIPEFVGEMKNFWRLSLSRTVVQEIPSSVIRRSLEEIDLSGTALRETESSLVSVKNMVLSNFMGSNAPPARSWRSFFTFGEFPAKISHPASVVLASLKDLCFLKELNLKNCNLCEGAIPEDIGLLSSLETLNLSGNHLVSLPATISGLSNLRDLHLENCSLCEGAIPEDIGFLSSLETLNLSGNHLVSLPASIGGLSKLRDLDMGNCSLCEGAIPEDIGFLSSLETLNLSGNHFVSLPASISGLSKLQYFHLENCKRLQQLPAIPDAARSWRSFFTFGEFPAKISHPASVVLASLRDLCFLKDLNLENCNFCGGAIPKDIGLLSSLVRLNLSGNHLVSLPASISGLSKLQYLNLENCSLCEGAIPEDIGFLSSLETLDLSGNHLVSLPASISGLSKLQYLNLKNCSLCEGAIPEDIGFLSSLERLNLSRNHLVSLPASISGLSQLEGLYLENCSLCEGAILEDIGFLSSLETLDLSGNHFVSLPASFSGLSNLRNFFLSNCKRLQQLPAIADDRRFRRYWCSLENCFSLGGNQSCNAIMYSMLKRFNQELPWSWDIVIPGSEIPEWLNNQSMGDSVIEKQPSHSSNSKAVGFAFCVLFVGSQNISAPNRGVKWSRHYRHEITCLINFGSNTTFQDTPECPLRCITEEVASDHLWLSFLSMNCIGRHSKGKCWDQIRFRCKSETGLKVKKCGVCRLYEQKKSSTER is encoded by the exons ATGGCCCGGGCTTCTGCTTCTGCAGTTTTTCCATGGAAATACCATGTGTTTCTGAGTTTCAGAGGTGAAGACACCCGCCGGGGTTTTACAGATCATTTATACAAACAGTTGGAGGCGCGAGGAATCAGGACTTTCAGGGACGAACCAGAACTTGAAAGCGGGACAGATATCAATCCAGAGCTCCTGAAGGCAATTGACCAATCAAGGTCTGCAATCATAGTTCTTTCTACGAACTTTGCTTCTTCAAGTTGGTGTTTGCGAGAACTTACTCATATTGTTCGTTGcatgaaagagaaaaagagaattttTCCCATTTTTTATGGCGTGGATCCTTCTGATGTACGCCATCAACGAGGGAGTTTTGGGGAGGCCTTTGCGGAACATGAAGTAAATTATCGAGAACACATGGATGAGGTAAATGAGTGGAGAAAGTCGTTAAAAAGGGTGGCTAATCTCGCTGGGTGGAATTCAAAGGATTATAG GTATGATACAGAGCTTATCCAAGGAATCGTCAATACACTATGGGAGGAAGTGCATCCTACGTTGTCAATGTTGGATTCCTCAGAGAGGTTTGTCGGAATCGATTCTAAACTGAAGGAAATAGATTTGCTTTTAGAAACAGATGCAAACGATGTTCGCTTTATAGGGATATGGGGGATGGGTGGAGTGGGTAAGACAACCCTAGCTAGATTAGTTTACGAGAGAATTTCTCATGATTTTGAAGGTAGCAGCTTTCTTGCTAATGTTAGAGAGGTGTGCTCTAACTCTAAGGATGGTATAGTTCATCTACAAAAGCAGCTTCTTTCTAAAATCTTAGGGGAAAATAACATACAAATTTGGAATGATTATAGTGGAATCACTAGGATAAGTAGGTGTTTACGTAATAAAAAGGTTCTTCTCGTACTCGATGATGTGGATCAATTAGACCAACTGGAAAAGTTGGTCAAACAAAAAGAGTGGTTTGGTTTTGGGAGTAGAGTCGTCGTTACAACTAGAGATGAACGTTTGTTAGTTGAACATGGTATAGAGATGGTATATGAGGTTAAGCCATTAACCcaagatgaagctctttttctctttagtCGGAAAGCCTTTAAAGATGATGAGTTGGAAGAAGATTTTTTAGAACTGTCTAAATGTTTCATCAATTATGCAAGTGGTCTTCCATTAGCTCTTAAAACTTTAGGGTCTTTTTTGTACAAAAGAGGTCGAGATGAATGGAAGAGTGCACTAGATAAACTGAAGCAAGCTCCTGATAGGAAAATTTTTGAACCATTGAAAATAAGTTATGATGGACTAGATGGGTTGGACAAGAGAATCTTCCTTGACATTGCATGTTTCCATAAGTCTTGTGAAAAGGAGCGAGTAATTGAAGGACTAGAAAACTGTGGCTTTGTTGGCGCTCGCGTTGTGATTGAAGTTCTTATTGAGAAATCTCTCTTGTATATTTCATTCAATTCTCTATCTATGCATGATTTGATACAAGAAATGGCATGGGAGATTGTTCGACAAGAGTCTTACGATGAGCCAGGTGGTCGTAGTCGGTTGTGGCTTCCTAAAGATATCTGGCATGTGCATGCAAAGAATACG GGATCAGAGGCAATTGAAGGCATAGTCTTACGCTTGAGTGAATTTGAAGAGGCACACTGCAATCCTGAAGCATTCACTAAGATGTGTAAGCTGAGGTTGCTCGACATTCATAATGTGAGCCTTTCTAAGGGCCCCAATCATCTTCCGAATGCTTTAAGAGTTCTCAAATGGAGCTGGTATCCCTCCAAATGTCTACCACCAATTTTTCAACCGGATGAACTTACAGAACTTAGTCTGCGGCATAGCAAAATTGATCACCTTTGGGATGGAATAAAG CGCTTGGGCAAGTTGAAGTCTATCGATCTTAGTTACTCCCACAACTTGACAAGGACCCCAGATTTCACAAGTATTCAAAATCTTGAGAAGCTGGTTCTTGAAGGTTGTACAAATTTAGCTACGATTCATTCATCCATTGTGTTTCTCAGAAGGCTTagaattttaaatcttaaagaCTGTAAAAGTATTATGAGTCTCCCAAACAAGGTAGAAATGGAATCTCTTGAAGTATTTGACATTTCTGGCTGCTCAAAAGTGAAAAAGATTCCAGAATTTGTTGGAGAAATGAAAAATTTCTGGAGACTTTCTTTAAGCCGAACTGTTGTTCAGGAAATCCCTTCCTCAGTTATACGTAGGAGTTTGGAGGAGATTGATTTAAGTGGAACTGCTTTGAGAGAGACGGAATCCTCCCTTGTTTCAGTGAAAAATATGGTACTATCAAATTTTATGGGAAGTAATGCACCACCGGCTAGATCATGGCgttccttcttcacttttgGTGAATTTCCAGCAAAGATTTCTCACCCTGCGAGTGTGGTCTTAGCTTCGTTGAAAGATTTATGCTTTCTGAAGGAATTAAATCTGAAGAACTGCAATCTTTGTGAAGGAGCAATTCCCGAGGATATTGGTTTATTGTCCTCTTTAGAAACACTAAATCTTAGCGGAAACCATTTGGTTAGCCTTCCTGCAACCATCAGTGGGCTTTCTAATCTGCGGGATTTACATCTCGAGAACTGCAGTCTTTGTGAAGGAGCAATTCCCGAGGATATTGGTTTCTTGTCCTCTTTAGAAACACTAAATCTTAGCGGAAACCATTTGGTTAGCCTTCCTGCAAGCATCGGTGGGCTTTCTAAGCTGCGGGATTTAGATATGGGGAACTGCAGTCTTTGTGAAGGAGCAATTCCCGAGGATATTGGTTTCTTGTCCTCTTTAGAAACGCTAAATCTTAGTGGAAACCATTTTGTTAGCCTTCCTGCAAGCATCAGTGGGCTTTCTAAGCTGCAGTATTTTCACTTGGAAAATTGCAAAAGGCTTCAACAACTGCCAGCCATTCCAGATG CAGCTAGATCATGGCgttccttcttcacttttgGTGAATTTCCAGCAAAGATTTCTCACCCTGCGAGTGTGGTCTTAGCTTCGTTGAGAGATTTATGCTTTCTGaaggatttaaatttggagaacTGCAATTTTTGTGGAGGAGCAATTCCCAAGGATATTGGTCTCTTGTCCTCTTTAGTAAGGCTAAATCTTAGCGGAAACCATTTGGTTAGCCTTCCTGCAAGCATCAGTGGGCTTTCTAAGCTGCAATATTTAAATCTCGAGAACTGCAGTCTTTGTGAAGGAGCAATTCCCGAGGATATTGGTTTCTTGTCCTCTTTAGAAACACTAGATCTTAGCGGAAACCATTTGGTTAGCCTTCCTGCAAGCATCAGTGGGCTTTCTAAGCTGCAGTATTTAAATCTCAAGAACTGCAGTCTTTGTGAAGGAGCAATTCCCGAGGATATTGGTTTCTTGTCCTCTTTAGAAAGACTAAATCTTAGCAGAAACCATTTGGTTAGCCTTCCTGCAAGCATCAGTGGGCTTTCTCAGCTGGAGGGTTTATATCTCGAGAACTGCAGTCTTTGTGAAGGAGCAATTCTCGAGGATATTGGTTTCTTGTCCTCTTTAGAAACACTAGATCTTAGCGGAAACCATTTTGTTAGCCTTCCTGCAAGCTTCAGTGGGCTTTCTAACCTGCGGAATTTTTTCTTGTCAAATTGCAAAAGGCTTCAACAACTGCCAGCCATTGCAGATGATCGCAGATTTAGACGTTATTGGTGCAGTTTGGAAAATTGCTTCAGTTTGGGTGGAAATCAAAGTTGTAATGCCATAATGTATTCAATGCTAAAGAGATTCAATCAG GAGCTCCCTTGGTCTTGGGATATAGTAATTCCTGGAAGTGAAATTCCTGAGTGGTTAAATAACCAAAGCATGGGAGATTCGGTGATTGAGAAGCAACCTTCGCACTCAAGCAATAGCAAGGCGGTGGGGTTTGCTTTTTGCGTTCTATTTGTAGGTTCTCAAAATATTTCAGCTCCCAATCGTGGAGTAAAATGGTCAAGACATTATAGGCATGAAATTACATGTTTGATCAATTTTGGTTCAAACACCACCTTTCAAGACACTCCTGAGTGCCCTCTTCGCTGTATTACCGAGGAAGTAGCATCAGATCACCTTTGGTTGAGCTTTCTATCTATGAATTGCATTGGTCGGCATTCGAAGGGGAAATGTTGGGATCAGATTCGGTTTCGTTGCAAAAGCGAGACAGGCTTGAAGGTGAAGAAGTGCGGAGTCTGTAGACTGTATGAACAGAAGAAGAGCTCAACCGAACGATGA
- the LOC126631172 gene encoding disease resistance protein RUN1-like isoform X3, giving the protein MARASAPAVFPWKYHVFLSFRGEDTRRGFTDHLYKQLEARGIRTFRDEPELERGTDINPELLKAIDQSRSAIIVLSTNFASSSWCLRELTHIVRCMKEKKRIFPIFYGVDPSDVRHQRGSFGEAFAKHEVNYREHMEEVNEWRKSLKRVANLAGWNSKDCRYDTELIQGIVNTLWEEVHPTLSMLDSSERFVGIDSKLKEIDLLLETDANDVRFIGIWGMGGVGKTTLARLVYERISHDFEGSSFLANVREVCSNSKDGIVHLQKQLLSKILGENNIQIWNDYSGITRISRCLRNKKVLLVLDDVDQLDQLEKLVKQKEWFGFGSRVVVTTRDERLLVEHGIEMVYEVKPLTQDEALFLFSRKAFKDDELEEDFLELSKCFINYASGLPLALKTLGSFLYKRGRDEWKSALDKLKQAPDRKIFEPLKISYDGLDGLDKRIFLDIACFHKSCEKERVIEGLENCGFVGARVVIEVLIEKSLLYISFNSLSMHDLIQEMAWEIVRQESYDEPGGRSRLWLPKDIWHVHAKNTGSEAIEGIVLRLSEFEEAHCNPEAFTKMCKLRLLDIHNVSLSKGPEHLPNALRVLKWSWYPSKCLPPIFQPDELTELSLRHSKIDHLWDGIKRLGKLKSIDLSYSHNLTRTPDFTSIQNLEKLVLEGCTNLAKIHPSIAFLRRLRILNLKDCKSIMSLPNKVEMESLEVFDISGCSKVKKIPEFVGEMKNFRRLSLSRTVVQEIPSSVIRSSLEEIDLSGTALRETESSLVSVKNLVLSNFMGSNAPPARSWRSFFTFGEFPAKISHPASVVLASLRDLCFLKDLNLENCNFCGGAIPKDIGLLSSLVRLNLSGNHLVSLPASISGLSKLQYLNLENCSLCEGAIPEDIGFLSSLETLDLSGNHLVSLPASISGLSKLQYLNLKNCSLCEGAIPEDIGFLSSLERLNLSRNHLVSLPASISGLSQLEGLYLENCSLCEGAILEDIGFLSSLETLDLSGNHFVSLPASFSGLSNLRNFFLSNCKRLQQLPAIADDRRFRRYWCSLENCFSLGGNQSCNAIMYSMLKRFNQELPWSWDIVIPGSEIPEWLNNQSMGDSVIEKQPSHSSNSKAVGFAFCVLFVGSQNISAPNRGVKWSRHYRHEITCLINFGSNTTFQDTPECPLRCITEEVASDHLWLSFLSMNCIGRHSKGKCWDQIRFRCKSETGLKVKKCGVCRLYEQKKSSTER; this is encoded by the exons ATGGCCCGGGCTTCTGCTCCTGCAGTTTTTCCATGGAAATACCATGTGTTTCTGAGTTTCAGAGGTGAAGACACCCGCCGGGGTTTTACAGATCATTTATACAAACAGTTGGAGGCGCGAGGAATCAGGACTTTCAGGGACGAACCAGAACTTGAAAGAGGGACAGATATCAATCCAGAGCTCCTGAAGGCAATTGACCAATCAAGGTCTGCAATCATAGTTCTTTCTACGAACTTTGCTTCTTCAAGTTGGTGTTTGCGAGAACTTACTCATATTGTTCGTTGcatgaaagagaaaaagagaattttTCCCATTTTTTATGGCGTGGATCCTTCTGATGTACGCCATCAACGAGGGAGTTTTGGGGAGGCCTTCGCGAAACATGAAGTAAATTATCGAGAACACATGGAGGAGGTAAATGAGTGGAGAAAGTCGTTAAAAAGGGTGGCTAATCTCGCTGGGTGGAATTCAAAGGATTGTAG GTATGATACAGAGCTTATCCAAGGAATCGTCAATACACTATGGGAGGAAGTGCATCCTACGTTGTCAATGTTGGATTCCTCAGAGAGGTTTGTCGGAATCGATTCTAAACTGAAGGAAATAGATTTGCTTTTAGAAACAGATGCAAACGATGTTCGCTTTATAGGGATATGGGGGATGGGTGGAGTGGGTAAGACAACCCTAGCTAGATTAGTTTACGAGAGAATTTCTCATGATTTTGAAGGTAGCAGCTTTCTTGCTAATGTTAGAGAGGTGTGCTCTAACTCTAAGGATGGTATAGTTCATCTACAAAAGCAGCTTCTTTCTAAAATCTTAGGGGAAAATAACATACAAATTTGGAATGATTATAGTGGAATCACTAGGATAAGTAGGTGTTTACGTAATAAAAAGGTTCTTCTCGTACTCGATGATGTGGATCAATTAGACCAACTGGAAAAGTTGGTCAAACAAAAAGAGTGGTTTGGTTTTGGGAGTAGAGTCGTCGTTACAACTAGAGATGAACGTTTGTTAGTTGAACATGGTATAGAGATGGTATATGAGGTTAAGCCATTAACCcaagatgaagctctttttctctttagtCGGAAAGCCTTTAAAGATGATGAGTTGGAAGAAGATTTTTTAGAACTGTCTAAATGTTTCATCAATTATGCAAGTGGTCTTCCATTAGCTCTTAAAACTTTAGGGTCTTTTTTGTACAAAAGAGGTCGAGATGAATGGAAGAGTGCACTAGATAAACTGAAGCAAGCTCCTGATAGGAAAATTTTTGAACCATTGAAAATAAGTTATGATGGACTAGATGGGTTGGACAAGAGAATCTTCCTTGACATTGCATGTTTCCATAAGTCTTGTGAAAAGGAGCGAGTAATTGAAGGACTAGAAAACTGTGGCTTTGTTGGCGCTCGCGTTGTGATTGAAGTTCTTATTGAGAAATCTCTCTTGTATATTTCATTCAATTCTCTATCTATGCATGATTTGATACAAGAAATGGCATGGGAGATTGTTCGACAAGAGTCTTACGATGAGCCAGGTGGTCGTAGTCGGTTGTGGCTTCCTAAAGATATCTGGCATGTGCATGCAAAGAATACG GGATCAGAGGCAATTGAAGGCATAGTCTTACGCTTGAGTGAATTTGAAGAGGCACACTGCAATCCTGAAGCATTCACTAAGATGTGTAAGCTGAGGTTGCTCGACATTCATAATGTGAGCCTTTCTAAGGGACCCGAGCATCTTCCGAATGCTTTAAGAGTTCTCAAATGGAGCTGGTATCCCTCCAAATGTCTACCACCAATTTTTCAACCGGATGAACTTACAGAACTTAGTTTGCGGCATAGCAAAATTGATCACCTTTGGGATGGAATAAAG CGCTTGGGCAAGTTGAAGTCTATCGATCTTAGTTACTCCCACAACTTGACAAGGACCCCAGATTTCACAAGTATTCAAAATCTCGAGAAGCTGGTTCTTGAAGGTTGTACAAATTTAGCTAAGATTCATCCATCCATTGCGTTTCTCAGAAGGCTTagaattttaaatcttaaagaCTGTAAAAGTATTATGAGTCTCCCAAACAAGGTAGAAATGGAATCTCTTGAAGTATTTGACATTTCTGGCTGCTCAAAAGTGAAAAAGATTCCAGAATTTGTTGGAGAAATGAAAAATTTCCGGAGACTTTCTTTAAGCCGAACTGTTGTTCAGGAAATCCCTTCCTCAGTTATACGTAGCAGTTTGGAGGAGATTGATTTAAGTGGAACTGCTTTGAGAGAGACGGAATCCTCCCTTGTTTCAGTGAAAAATTTGGTACTATCAAATTTTATGGGAAGTAATGCACCACCAGCTAGATCATGGCgttccttcttcacttttgGTGAATTTCCAGCAAAGATTTCTCACCCTGCGAGTGTGGTCTTAGCTTCGTTGAGAGATTTATGCTTTCTGaaggatttaaatttggagaacTGCAATTTTTGTGGAGGAGCAATTCCCAAGGATATTGGTCTCTTGTCCTCTTTAGTAAGGCTAAATCTTAGCGGAAACCATTTGGTTAGCCTTCCTGCAAGCATCAGTGGGCTTTCTAAGCTGCAATATTTAAATCTCGAGAACTGCAGTCTTTGTGAAGGAGCAATTCCCGAGGATATTGGTTTCTTGTCCTCTTTAGAAACACTAGATCTTAGCGGAAACCATTTGGTTAGCCTTCCTGCAAGCATCAGTGGGCTTTCTAAGCTGCAGTATTTAAATCTCAAGAACTGCAGTCTTTGTGAAGGAGCAATTCCCGAGGATATTGGTTTCTTGTCCTCTTTAGAAAGACTAAATCTTAGCAGAAACCATTTGGTTAGCCTTCCTGCAAGCATCAGTGGGCTTTCTCAGCTGGAGGGTTTATATCTCGAGAACTGCAGTCTTTGTGAAGGAGCAATTCTCGAGGATATTGGTTTCTTGTCCTCTTTAGAAACACTAGATCTTAGCGGAAACCATTTTGTTAGCCTTCCTGCAAGCTTCAGTGGGCTTTCTAACCTGCGGAATTTTTTCTTGTCAAATTGCAAAAGGCTTCAACAACTGCCAGCCATTGCAGATGATCGCAGATTTAGACGTTATTGGTGCAGTTTGGAAAATTGCTTCAGTTTGGGTGGAAATCAAAGTTGTAATGCCATAATGTATTCAATGCTAAAGAGATTCAATCAG GAGCTCCCTTGGTCTTGGGATATAGTAATTCCTGGAAGTGAAATTCCTGAGTGGTTAAATAACCAAAGCATGGGAGATTCGGTGATTGAGAAGCAACCTTCGCACTCAAGCAATAGCAAGGCGGTGGGGTTTGCTTTTTGCGTTCTATTTGTAGGTTCTCAAAATATTTCAGCTCCCAATCGTGGAGTAAAATGGTCAAGACATTATAGGCATGAAATTACATGTTTGATCAATTTTGGTTCAAACACCACCTTTCAAGACACTCCTGAGTGCCCTCTTCGCTGTATTACCGAGGAAGTAGCATCAGATCACCTTTGGTTGAGCTTTCTATCTATGAATTGCATTGGTCGGCATTCGAAGGGGAAATGTTGGGATCAGATTCGGTTTCGTTGCAAAAGCGAGACAGGCTTGAAGGTGAAGAAGTGCGGAGTCTGTAGACTGTATGAACAGAAGAAGAGCTCAACCGAACGATGA